Proteins from one Ketobacter alkanivorans genomic window:
- the alr gene encoding alanine racemase, whose amino-acid sequence MSRGTRAVISLAALQHNLSIVRRVAPASSVLAVVKADAYGHGLVPVARALAVGSDALGVATFEEGMSLKLAGIERPVLLMEGVLSTAQLQQAAQQGFQIVVHQPWQLSMLLEAQLASPLTVWLKVDTGMHRLGIAANGCALFWQQLQSSANVKAVVLMSHLACADEPEHPLNQQQGELFSRLRQSVGATAASFANSAATLNRPDFHYQWVRPGLMLYGATPFAPSSGAVQSMQPVMHLQSRIISRTRVPAGDSVGYGATWRADRDTDVAVVAIGYGDGYPRHLSADAEVLIDGQRCAVLGRVSMDMITVDVTALPDAGPNTQVTLWGPGLPVEEVAVWANTINYELLCQVTGRVERIYVDGANT is encoded by the coding sequence GGTACCCGTGCGGTCATCAGTCTGGCTGCGTTGCAGCATAATCTATCGATAGTACGGCGGGTTGCCCCCGCCAGCAGTGTGCTTGCCGTGGTGAAGGCCGATGCTTATGGCCACGGCTTGGTGCCGGTGGCGCGGGCTTTGGCTGTGGGCAGTGATGCGCTGGGTGTGGCCACCTTCGAAGAGGGCATGTCACTCAAGCTGGCGGGTATCGAGCGGCCGGTGTTATTGATGGAAGGTGTGCTCAGCACAGCCCAGCTTCAGCAGGCGGCGCAACAGGGGTTTCAGATCGTTGTGCATCAGCCATGGCAGTTGTCCATGTTGCTGGAGGCGCAACTTGCCAGCCCCCTTACGGTGTGGCTCAAGGTTGATACCGGTATGCATCGGCTGGGTATCGCGGCGAACGGTTGTGCGTTGTTTTGGCAGCAGTTGCAGAGCAGCGCTAATGTGAAGGCCGTTGTTTTGATGAGTCATCTGGCCTGCGCCGATGAACCAGAGCATCCGCTGAATCAGCAGCAGGGCGAATTGTTTTCCCGGCTCAGGCAATCGGTGGGTGCCACTGCGGCCAGCTTTGCGAATTCTGCCGCGACTCTGAACCGTCCCGACTTTCATTATCAATGGGTGCGCCCGGGTCTGATGTTGTATGGCGCTACCCCATTTGCGCCGTCTTCTGGTGCAGTGCAGAGCATGCAGCCAGTGATGCATCTGCAATCCCGTATTATCTCTCGTACGCGGGTTCCTGCGGGGGATTCTGTGGGTTACGGTGCCACTTGGCGCGCCGACCGGGATACGGATGTAGCGGTAGTGGCGATTGGCTACGGAGACGGTTATCCGCGCCATCTTTCAGCGGATGCAGAAGTGTTGATTGATGGTCAGCGCTGCGCAGTGCTTGGGCGGGTTTCCATGGACATGATTACGGTTGATGTGACGGCTCTGCCGGACGCAGGCCCCAATACCCAGGTGACGCTGTGGGGGCCGGGTTTGCCGGTGGAAGAGGTGGCAGTCTGGGCCAATACCATCAATTACGAATTGCTGTGTCAGGTCACCGGTCGTGTGGAACGCATATATGTGGATGGGGCGAATACGTAA
- the radA gene encoding DNA repair protein RadA, with protein MAKAKTQFVCSDCGSVFPKWAGQCVDCGAWNTLTEFNPDRGMSSNRGGKTGWAGEARKVTTMAEVDLVEDPRTTTGTGELDRVLGGGLVEGSVVLIGGDPGIGKSTILLQTMTYLASQQAAALYITGEESLQQVALRARRLDLPMDQLRLMSETSIENILATANKEKPRVMVVDSIQTVYSEGLSSAPGGVSQVRECAAALVRFAKQTGTALFLVGHVTKEGALAGPRVLEHMVDSVLYFEGEQDNRFRMIRAVKNRFGAVNELGVFAMTDKGLREVSNPSAIFLSRYDQPIPGSIVMVTREGSRPLLVEVQALVDDSQLGNPRRVAVGLDQNRLSMLLAVLHRHGGVATMGMDVFVNVVGGVKVLETGSDLAVLISVVSSLRSMALDSQLIVFGEVGLSGEIRPVPSGQERLREAAKHGFTRAIVPKGNQPKSPIEGLEVVAVSRLEQALDAL; from the coding sequence ATGGCGAAGGCGAAAACCCAATTTGTCTGCAGCGATTGCGGCAGCGTGTTTCCCAAATGGGCGGGGCAGTGCGTGGATTGTGGTGCCTGGAACACCTTGACCGAATTCAACCCCGATCGCGGGATGTCGTCCAATCGTGGCGGCAAAACAGGGTGGGCAGGTGAAGCCCGCAAGGTCACCACCATGGCGGAAGTCGATCTGGTGGAAGACCCCCGTACAACCACCGGTACCGGGGAGCTGGACCGGGTGCTGGGTGGCGGTTTGGTGGAGGGCTCGGTGGTGCTGATCGGAGGCGACCCCGGCATTGGTAAATCCACCATCCTGTTGCAAACCATGACCTATCTGGCGTCACAGCAGGCCGCCGCGCTCTATATAACCGGTGAAGAATCGTTGCAGCAGGTGGCACTGCGTGCCCGACGGCTGGATTTGCCCATGGATCAGTTGCGGCTGATGTCGGAAACCAGTATCGAGAACATTCTGGCCACGGCGAATAAAGAGAAGCCAAGGGTTATGGTGGTGGACTCAATCCAGACCGTGTACTCCGAAGGCTTAAGTTCTGCCCCTGGCGGGGTTTCTCAGGTGCGGGAATGCGCCGCGGCTTTGGTGCGTTTTGCCAAGCAGACAGGGACAGCGCTGTTTCTGGTGGGGCATGTCACCAAGGAGGGTGCTTTGGCCGGGCCCCGGGTGCTGGAGCACATGGTAGACAGCGTGTTGTATTTTGAGGGGGAGCAGGATAACCGCTTTCGCATGATTCGGGCGGTTAAGAATCGCTTTGGTGCGGTTAATGAACTGGGCGTATTTGCCATGACCGATAAAGGGCTGCGGGAAGTCAGCAATCCTTCGGCTATTTTCTTGTCGCGCTATGATCAGCCGATTCCGGGCAGTATTGTTATGGTGACGCGGGAGGGAAGCCGTCCGTTACTGGTTGAAGTTCAGGCATTGGTGGATGACAGCCAGCTAGGTAACCCGCGGCGGGTGGCGGTGGGCCTGGATCAGAATAGATTATCAATGCTGTTGGCGGTGCTGCACCGGCACGGTGGGGTTGCTACCATGGGCATGGATGTATTTGTGAATGTGGTGGGTGGCGTCAAGGTGCTGGAAACCGGTTCTGATTTGGCGGTGTTGATCTCCGTTGTATCCAGTCTGCGGAGCATGGCGCTGGATAGCCAGCTGATTGTGTTCGGTGAGGTGGGGCTGTCCGGTGAGATTCGACCTGTGCCCAGCGGGCAGGAGCGTTTGCGGGAGGCGGCCAAGCATGGATTTACACGGGCAATCGTACCTAAGGGCAACCAGCCCAAGTCGCCCATAGAAGGGCTGGAAGTGGTGGCAGTCTCCCGCCTGGAGCAAGCGCTGGACGCTCTGTAG